From Branchiostoma floridae strain S238N-H82 chromosome 5, Bfl_VNyyK, whole genome shotgun sequence:
CCATCATCTTATCTATGCTCTACCACAAGACGTGTTTGAAGGATTGTCATCTCTTAATCATCTTGATCTGAGCTATAACAACTTGGAAAACTCCCAAGCTCGGCTTCCAGAGACCTTGGACTATCTAGACCTGAGTCATAATAACTTGAACAGCATCATGGACGCAGAATCATTATCTTTCGCATTGTCGTTCAACTTCACAGACTTGAAACGCGTTAAACATCTGAATTTGAGCCATAACAGACTGGGAGGTGTTGAAAGTTTGCCTGCGAACATGACCGTACTCGACTTGCAGCATAACCAAATAGGATATTACTTGCCCGATTCTGTATTCTCCATTGCAGGTCTGAAGTATTTAGATCTCTCTCACAACGACATCAGAACTACGTCCGAGGCAACAGTACAGTCATCAACGTTAGAAACACTGAGACTGGATAACAATGGTTTAGTGGGGATAGACGCGACGTTTATGAAAGGGCTGAGGAAACTGAAAATATTGACTCTTTCGCACAACCACATCGGTGTTATAGGGACAGGGAACTTTCAGTGGTTGGTCCAGTTGGTTCAGCTCGATCTCAGTCATAACGAAATCAACACTTTAGCGTCATTCGCCTTCCGCGGACTATCGCGGCTAAGATCCTTGGATCTCAGTAAcaatcaaatacaaaatgtgacAGCGAAGACATTTGATGGTTTGGTCAACCTAAGCATCTTAAACCTGGCAGCCAACAGGATAGCAGTGATTGGGGACGTCTTTGATCGTTTACACGGGCTGAGAGATTTGCATCTTAGCAACAACAGACTGAGTGTTTTAAACCAAACCTCCCTGGGTCCTGTTGTGAACCGCCTAGAGAGGCTTGATGCTGCCAACAACCCCTTTCTGTGTGACTGTAACTTGCGGTGGTTTGTTGAGTGGGCCCAGGGCAAGTACGACACGGTGTTGAACTGGAATAACCCTTATTCTATCTCTTATCGAAGCTACAAATGTTTCCGTCCTGCTAAACTGCATGGGCAACATTTACTTGATGGGATTACACATCAACAAAACTACAACAAAGGGAAAACACAGTCACAAAGCTTAAGCATGTTCTTTAACATGGATTGTAGTCATGAATTCCGACCTAACCGTCTCCTGGCTTGTGTGCTCGCCTCTTCGGGAATCTTCGTCGCCATGATGACCGTTTTTCTTGTCGACTACAACATCGGGCATGTTTACTATTACCTGTGGATGTGGGCCAAGTGGAGAAAACCGAGGATCGGAGAGGAAGAAATTAATGAACAGCACGCATACACGCATGATGCTTTTATCGCCTACAACAACGAAGACATCTTGTGGGTTATAAATGAAGCAATAGAGAACCTGGAACCTGCCTACAGTCTGGTCATACACGAAAGGGACTTTGCAGTCGGCGCGCCCATCGTGGAGAACATCGCTGACGCTGTAGAAAACAGTCGGAGGACCGTCTGCATTGTCACCAGGAACTTCCTGAAAAGTAAGTGGTGCGAGTACGAGTTCCAGTTGGCCCAGTACCACATGTTTGAACAAGGAGGAGGAGTGCGACTCATCCTGGTGTTTTTGGAAGAGATTCCCAACAGAATGTTGAAGCGATTTCGCCACCTGAACGCTGTAGTGAAGAGGGACACGTACCTAATGTGGCCGGCTGACGTGAGACACAGGCCGCTGTTCTGGAGGCGGCTGCGAGACGCTCTGGGCGAACCTCTGCCTCGGGAACCAGAGCctgaacaagtacatgtaccaacaccGGAACATCACATTCCGGAGCAGATGGAACAAGCTGCCCTCGGGGTAAGTCCGGAACGGCAAGCCCAATCTCCGGGAAGAAATGTTCCGGAACAGAGGGGACAAGCTCCGGCAAACAACATTCTAGAACCCCAGGCTCAAGATCAAGTAGATGACATTCCGGAACAACATATGCTGCATTCGTTCAGGGATATTCCTGATcaacaaaagacaaaaactCCGGAATGTGACATCACATTGGAAGATGCACAAGGTCTAGAACCTGGACTGTTTGTACCGAAACAAACAGAGATCTGTGCGCATAGAAACACTGCAAACCAAGGGATTGATCCAGAAGATAGAATTGTAGAATCCGAGTCAGAAGACGATTGGTGTGGACCTGGAGATGACATCATTCTTCTGCCACTATAACTATATGTACTGGTATAGTTACCTTAAAACGCTGCATTGCCAGATGTACGGTTTATGCCCAAAAAGAAGCGCATGATTACGCCGACCAGgtttatattcattttttttatatatttgtttgtttgtctattttttcggttggttagttggttggaaCGGTTATCCGGTTATGAATAAAATTCGATGGTTTAGGTAGGGGTGATTAGTAGGACTTCATCAAGGTAAGAAATCTTGAGAAAGATTTGATTGGGGTTCGGTTCTAAGTAACATTTATTCAATTCTGTCGTAATCTTTACTTGAATGTTTAATGTAACATATCTTCAATTGCACACTTTCAAGCTGAAGTTTCACTGACCATGTGTAATGTGGTGTACACGTATACATATGAGAAATGTTGAGTGAGTTTTTAAGTAGTGACAATTATGTGACAGAATGGAAAGGAATCATGTGTGTTATGAAGCCAACCTGTGTCACAGTTTGTTCCTGTATACCCGGGATGACATACACAAGAGT
This genomic window contains:
- the LOC118415519 gene encoding toll-like receptor 13 codes for the protein MEINMESKITVVAISIAMALVFITQHVWAGQLPPVCQTWNSTAVVCTGQGDQWEYPTRATLTHVPPGIPESVVTLDLSGNNITELYKDSFLGLTALRYLALRGNSIAKIYNGTFQGLRNLKHLDLADTSIQAIEVGAFAGLENLERLDMCCPTLQSTFALQTGLFTDLRNLNHLTVQTTTNRVDVGVFKTLTRLKYLQLGLSNITSLPDHIFESLTLLENLTMTESEFQSGSEFLQRPKLWSPLRKLKTLNLRLYSANGLKFGPVFRNLPNLEEIQLGSVGPVNYNVEIFLPLLSTLQRLDLRLSAHVYTPTEHLSIEPGLLTSLTHLQALDIPWTSRFSSIAGVLPELRHTRVQELSFTVGGVDKIAAGTLAAMKGLDNLKTLSILLPDSQVIQANSFTNFPHLQKLDLAIGILNTVKNKAFNGLSSLIHLDLSHHLIYALPQDVFEGLSSLNHLDLSYNNLENSQARLPETLDYLDLSHNNLNSIMDAESLSFALSFNFTDLKRVKHLNLSHNRLGGVESLPANMTVLDLQHNQIGYYLPDSVFSIAGLKYLDLSHNDIRTTSEATVQSSTLETLRLDNNGLVGIDATFMKGLRKLKILTLSHNHIGVIGTGNFQWLVQLVQLDLSHNEINTLASFAFRGLSRLRSLDLSNNQIQNVTAKTFDGLVNLSILNLAANRIAVIGDVFDRLHGLRDLHLSNNRLSVLNQTSLGPVVNRLERLDAANNPFLCDCNLRWFVEWAQGKYDTVLNWNNPYSISYRSYKCFRPAKLHGQHLLDGITHQQNYNKGKTQSQSLSMFFNMDCSHEFRPNRLLACVLASSGIFVAMMTVFLVDYNIGHVYYYLWMWAKWRKPRIGEEEINEQHAYTHDAFIAYNNEDILWVINEAIENLEPAYSLVIHERDFAVGAPIVENIADAVENSRRTVCIVTRNFLKSKWCEYEFQLAQYHMFEQGGGVRLILVFLEEIPNRMLKRFRHLNAVVKRDTYLMWPADVRHRPLFWRRLRDALGEPLPREPEPEQVHVPTPEHHIPEQMEQAALGVSPERQAQSPGRNVPEQRGQAPANNILEPQAQDQVDDIPEQHMLHSFRDIPDQQKTKTPECDITLEDAQGLEPGLFVPKQTEICAHRNTANQGIDPEDRIVESESEDDWCGPGDDIILLPL